A region from the Cannabis sativa cultivar Pink pepper isolate KNU-18-1 chromosome 9, ASM2916894v1, whole genome shotgun sequence genome encodes:
- the LOC115723835 gene encoding probable aspartic proteinase GIP2, protein MASSFHYFLLFIINSFLFLNSCIAKTTTQRLNALVLPITKLTSTNDIQYITQIHQRTPLVPVKLALYLGGDSLVVDCEDLGFVSSTYKPALCGSAECTFADARCNDGMCSGIERPGCHNNTCLLQGSNPFTSLGSVDEVGSDVVSVQSTDGSSPKKSVSVGNFVFVCSSSTIKLGLGKGVKGIAGLGRYPISLPFQLASAHNLSTKFAICLPSSTSESKKGTLFVGEGPYVYRPNIDVSKSLIYTKLYQMPRLFLGTFRSSPESFTEYFVKVKSIKVNGIAVPLNTSLLPVKRSLNLGGTKISTTVPYTKLETSIFNAVVNAFVKAMGNIPRVKPVEPFEACFSSKNIGSTPFGPAVPKIDLMFEKRSVSWSMFGANSMVRVSDKVMCLGFVDGFDIESMRSAIIIGAHQLEDNLLEFDVPNSRLGFSSSLRFGSKTTCSNFDFQI, encoded by the coding sequence ATGGCTTCTTCTTTTCATTATTTCCTTCTCTTCATCATcaactcttttctttttctcaattCTTGCATAGCCAAAACGACAACGCAGCGTCTTAATGCTCTAGTTCTCCCCATAACCAAACTCACTTCCACTAATGATATCCAATACATCACCCAGATCCACCAAAGAACCCCACTCGTCCCCGTAAAGCTCGCCTTATATCTCGGCGGTGACTCCCTCGTCGTCGACTGCGAGGACCTCGGCTTCGTTTCCTCCACCTACAAGCCCGCACTATGCGGCTCAGCTGAGTGCACCTTTGCCGACGCGCGATGCAACGACGGCATGTGCTCTGGCATTGAAAGGCCAGGCTGCCATAACAACACGTGCCTTCTCCAAGGCTCCAATCCATTTACCTCCCTCGGCAGCGTCGACGAAGTCGGAAGCGACGTCGTTTCGGTTCAATCTACCGACGGCTCCAGTCCCAAAAAATCAGTTTCGGTAGGGAATTTCGTCTTCGTTTGTTCAAGTTCTACAATCAAACTGGGTTTGGGTAAAGGTGTAAAGGGCATCGCAGGCCTTGGAAGATACCCAATCAGTCTTCCCTTCCAATTGGCCTCTGCTCACAACTTAAGCACTAAGTTCGCCATTTGCTTGCCTTCTTCAACGTCAGAATCCAAAAAAGGCACTTTGTTCGTCGGAGAAGGTCCTTACGTGTATCGACCCAATATTGATGTTTCCAAATCTCTCATCTacacaaaactataccaaatgcCCAGATTATTTCTGGGTACTTTTCGGTCTAGTCCAGAGTCTTTTACTGAATATTTCGTCAAAGTCAAATCAATCAAGGTTAACGGCATAGCTGTTCCGTTAAACACTAGTTTATTACCAGTTAAAAGATCATTGAATCTTGGTGGAACAAAGATCAGTACCACTGTGCCTTACACAAAGTTAGAGACCTCGATATTCAATGCAGTGGTCAACGCATTCGTCAAAGCAATGGGTAATATTCCGAGAGTGAAGCCAGTAGAGCCTTTTGAGGCATGTTTTAGCTCCAAAAACATCGGCAGTACTCCTTTTGGGCCTGCGGTTCCTAAGATTGATTTAATGTTTGAGAAGAGGAGTGTGTCTTGGAGTATGTTTGGGGCGAACTCGATGGTTCGTGTGAGTGACAAGGTTATGTGTTTAGGATTTGTGGACGGCTTCGACATAGAGAGTATGAGGTCTGCCATTATCATTGGAGCTCATCAATTGGAAGATAATCTTCTTGAGTTTGATGTACCTAACTCACGCCTTGGTTTCAGCTCCTCCTTACGATTTGGTTCGAAAACCACTTGCTCTAACTTTGACTTTCAAATTTAA